A window from Seriola aureovittata isolate HTS-2021-v1 ecotype China chromosome 14, ASM2101889v1, whole genome shotgun sequence encodes these proteins:
- the peli1b gene encoding E3 ubiquitin-protein ligase pellino homolog 1b — protein MYSPEQENISTTASTKVPVKYGELIVLGYNGSLPNGDRGRRKSRFALCKRPKANGVKPSTVHVACSPQAAKAISNKDQHSISYTLSRAQTVVVEYTHDSNTDMFQIGRSTESPIDFVVTDTVAGSQSNADTQSVQSTISRFACRIMCQRTPPYTARIYAAGFDSSKNIFLGEKAAKWKTPDSQMDGLTTNGVLVMHPRNGFTQDSKPGVWREISVCGNVFTLRETRSAQQRGKMVETESQELVDGSLIDLCGATLLWRTAEGLSRTPTLKHLEALRQEINAARPQCPVGFNTLAFPSMRRKDTPDEKQPWVYLQCGHVHGYHNWGNHREEREGREGRHRECPMCRAKGPYVPLWLGCEAGFYVDAAPPTHAFNPCGHVCSEKTAAFWSQIPLPHGTHTFHAACPFCAQQLTGEQGYVRLIFQGPLD, from the exons gTACAATGGCTCTCTGCCCAACGGCGACCGAGGTCGACGTAAAAGCCGTTTTGCACTTTGTAAGAGGCCGAAGGCAAACGGGGTGAAACCCAGCACAGTTCACGTCGCCTGCTCTCCACAGGCAGCCAAG GCCATAAGTAACAAAGACCAGCACAGCATCTCGTACACTCTGTCTCGAGCCCAGACGGTGGTGGTGGAGTACACCCATGACAGCAATACAGACATGTTCCAG ATCGGTCGATCGACAGAGAGTCCCATAGACTTTGTAGTGACGGACACGGTGGCGGGCAGCCAGAGTAACGCAGACACCCAGTCGGTTCAGAGCACCATCTCCCGCTTCGCCTGCCGCATCATGTGCCAGCGCACGCCGCCTTACACTGCTCGCATCTATGCCGCAGGCTTCGATTCTTCCAAGAACATCTTCTTAGGG gaGAAAGCTGCTAAGTGGAAGACGCCTGACAGTCAAATGGACGGGTTGACCACAAACGGCGTGCTGGTGATGCACCCTCGGAACGGCTTCACCCAGGACTCCAAACCGGGCGTCTGGAGGGAGATCTCGGTCTGCGGCAACGTCTTCACCCTGCGAGAAACACGCTCGGCACAGCAGCGGGGAAAGATG gtggagacagagagtcAGGAGCTCGTCGACGGCTCTCTCATCGACCTTTGTGGCGCGACTCTGCTGTGGCGCACAGCTGAAGGCCTGTCACGCACTCCCACCCTCAAACACCTGGAGGCGCTGCGGCAGGAGATCAACGCGGCCCGCCCTCAGTGTCCCGTGGGCTTCAACACGCTGGCCTTCCCCTCGATGCGTCGCAAGGACACGCCTGACGAGAAGCAGCCTTGGGTCTACCTCCAGTGCGGCCACGTGCACGGCTACCACAACTGGGGCAACCACCGCGAGGAGAGGGAGGGCCGAGAGGGCCGGCACAGGGAGTGTCCGATGTGCCGAGCCAAAGGGCCGTACGTCCCGCTGTGGCTGGGCTGTGAGGCGGGGTTTTACGTGGACGCCGCCCCGCCCACTCACGCCTTTAACCCCTGCGGCCATGTTTGTTCAGAGAAGACGGCGGCCTTCTGGAGTCAGATCCCACTGCCGCACGGCACACACACCTTCCACGCCGCCTGCCCCTTCTGTGCCCAACAGCTGACTGGCGAGCAGGGCTACGTCAGACTCATCTTCCAGGGACCCCTCGACTAG